The following are from one region of the Rhodopirellula sp. P2 genome:
- a CDS encoding vWA domain-containing protein — protein MIDAWNAFHFIRPACLLLIPIAIGLAWSWNRSRDPLRGWRNQIDSDLLDALAHQNGPPSKHWWQRLPSITWLLAGWIACVVAIAGPTWRVEANPFAQDAQPLIILMKADETMASAALTTTPLQRAALKIADLAQARPGAPLGLITYSGSAHTVLPPTEDTSVVADMAAEISPAIMPVAGDALDQAIAEAGRLLHRSEGGATLLIIANQASLDPQQVAMAYQAIGSPPIEILSLLPEESQETESLQAIAKALGGKRIPLTIDDQDIQSIVQYAERRASSGLAGQSDRWQESGYWLSPLLAVMVAWSFRRERTSNEDAS, from the coding sequence ATGATCGATGCCTGGAACGCGTTTCACTTCATCCGTCCGGCTTGCCTGCTGCTCATTCCCATCGCAATCGGCTTGGCATGGTCGTGGAATCGCAGTCGCGATCCGCTCCGGGGTTGGCGGAACCAAATCGATTCGGATTTGCTGGACGCCTTGGCGCACCAAAACGGACCGCCATCCAAACACTGGTGGCAACGCCTCCCATCGATCACGTGGTTGCTGGCGGGATGGATCGCCTGCGTCGTCGCGATCGCGGGTCCCACTTGGCGAGTGGAAGCCAACCCATTCGCCCAGGACGCTCAGCCGCTGATCATCTTGATGAAAGCCGACGAAACGATGGCGTCGGCTGCCTTGACCACCACGCCTCTGCAACGAGCCGCCTTGAAAATCGCCGACTTGGCCCAAGCCCGTCCAGGTGCCCCGCTGGGTTTGATCACCTATTCAGGATCGGCCCACACGGTCTTGCCGCCCACCGAAGACACCTCGGTGGTGGCTGACATGGCCGCGGAAATCAGCCCCGCGATCATGCCCGTCGCGGGCGATGCACTCGATCAAGCGATCGCCGAAGCCGGCCGCTTGCTCCACCGCAGCGAGGGCGGCGCGACGCTGTTGATCATCGCCAATCAAGCCAGCCTGGATCCTCAGCAAGTCGCCATGGCGTATCAAGCGATCGGATCTCCGCCAATCGAAATCCTGAGTTTGCTGCCCGAGGAATCTCAAGAAACGGAATCCCTGCAGGCCATCGCGAAAGCATTGGGCGGCAAGCGAATTCCGCTGACAATCGATGATCAAGACATTCAGTCCATCGTGCAATACGCAGAGCGTCGCGCGTCTTCCGGCCTCGCGGGCCAAAGCGATCGCTGGCAAGAGTCGGGCTATTGGCTTTCGCCCTTGCTCGCCGTCATGGTGGCTTGGTCCTTCCGCCGTGAACGCACCTCCAACGAGGACGCCTCCTGA
- a CDS encoding DUF58 domain-containing protein, whose amino-acid sequence MPARVTVTFQDLLQCKADARGFSLLPRQPVGSLLAGRHASRLRGRGLSFEELRQYRQGDDIRQMDWKATARLRSPHIRVYSEERERPVLMLVDQRTPMFFGSQRAMKSVAAAELAAMGAWRSLASGDRVGGLVFNETEIAEVRPHRSQTRVLHLLHQIVRLNQNLAEPSASRPPPASPITLNQVLENASRIARHDHLVILVSDLDGADEETSRLVTRIAAHNDVLVTAVYDPLGIRLSGAPGMLASHAGRTWEIPDHASFPEDFQAAFGQLLSHWRSVFRSLRIPLMPLSTAKPVAEQIRVLFGNTA is encoded by the coding sequence ATGCCCGCCCGAGTCACCGTCACGTTTCAAGATCTGCTGCAATGCAAAGCGGATGCGCGCGGGTTCTCGCTTCTGCCTCGCCAACCGGTTGGATCGCTGCTAGCAGGACGCCATGCATCGCGTCTTCGTGGTCGTGGACTGTCCTTTGAGGAACTTCGCCAGTACCGGCAGGGCGATGACATTCGCCAAATGGACTGGAAGGCAACCGCTCGTCTGCGATCACCCCACATCCGTGTCTACAGCGAAGAACGTGAACGTCCGGTTTTGATGCTGGTCGATCAACGCACGCCGATGTTCTTTGGAAGCCAACGAGCGATGAAATCCGTCGCGGCGGCGGAACTGGCCGCGATGGGTGCCTGGCGTTCGCTTGCCAGCGGCGACCGAGTCGGCGGGCTGGTGTTCAACGAAACCGAAATCGCGGAAGTCCGCCCTCACCGCAGCCAAACGCGAGTCCTGCACCTGCTGCATCAAATCGTTCGACTGAACCAGAACCTCGCTGAGCCATCGGCTTCGCGACCGCCGCCTGCTTCACCAATCACGTTGAACCAGGTTCTTGAGAACGCGTCGCGAATCGCTCGGCACGATCATCTGGTGATCTTGGTCAGCGACCTCGATGGAGCCGATGAAGAAACCAGCCGCCTCGTGACTCGAATCGCTGCGCACAACGATGTGCTTGTGACGGCGGTCTACGATCCGCTTGGAATTCGACTGAGCGGTGCCCCCGGCATGCTGGCCAGCCACGCTGGAAGAACCTGGGAAATCCCCGACCACGCATCCTTTCCTGAAGATTTCCAAGCCGCGTTTGGCCAACTCCTTTCGCACTGGCGAAGTGTCTTTCGATCTTTGCGCATTCCTCTGATGCCGCTTTCCACGGCCAAGCCCGTTGCGGAACAAATCCGGGTTCTCTTTGGGAACACCGCATGA
- a CDS encoding BatD family protein, giving the protein MTLHSQPAFRAVPLHVLVITLAWALALDAPAIAADEPPKPVTIEVPTPKAWVGQRLPFFVKVRAPGSFVGATSFSLPQIPRTVILQVGTPVVSSEDVGDDSWFIQTHEFALYSQAFGTVKIPAFEVRYANREGFTGPATDHTQRTPEVTVEIQAPPDYDPQVFVVTVDKIDVQETWDPPPGKAKQGDVIHRTITQTADQISGMVLAPPPATVPDGIQAYVKSPQVTDHTERGEFSGERRDTVTYQFKGSGKLTLPAIRYVWWNPDDESYGSQILPEATFDVAAAPQPQLATVTEPNWQPVAWAIAIIGVLAILIATQFNRIAAWFRSIKRRLTPADRVAARKLIRACRASDARAAETAWNQWLNTQPEDETFSNELRSTVLDLHRLLYGQASSNEPTAAVQAQTVSNWQGETLRQAFQQHVQQRGPRQHASEECLPPLNPVA; this is encoded by the coding sequence ATGACTCTTCATTCGCAACCTGCTTTTCGTGCAGTCCCACTGCATGTCCTGGTGATCACCCTGGCATGGGCACTTGCACTGGATGCCCCTGCCATTGCAGCTGATGAACCGCCAAAGCCGGTCACGATCGAAGTCCCCACGCCCAAAGCCTGGGTGGGACAACGTCTGCCCTTCTTCGTCAAAGTCCGAGCCCCCGGATCGTTTGTGGGGGCGACGTCGTTCTCGCTGCCACAGATTCCCCGCACCGTGATCCTGCAAGTCGGAACGCCCGTGGTGTCCTCCGAAGATGTCGGCGACGATTCCTGGTTCATCCAAACTCACGAATTCGCGTTGTACTCTCAAGCCTTCGGCACCGTCAAAATCCCTGCGTTCGAAGTCCGCTACGCCAACCGAGAGGGGTTCACGGGACCGGCCACCGACCACACCCAGCGAACCCCCGAAGTCACCGTCGAGATCCAAGCCCCGCCTGACTACGACCCCCAGGTCTTCGTGGTGACGGTCGACAAGATCGACGTCCAAGAAACCTGGGATCCGCCGCCGGGCAAAGCCAAGCAAGGGGACGTGATCCACCGGACCATCACCCAAACGGCCGACCAAATTTCGGGCATGGTGCTCGCTCCACCACCGGCAACGGTTCCCGATGGCATCCAGGCCTACGTCAAGTCACCGCAAGTGACCGACCACACCGAACGGGGTGAGTTCTCGGGCGAACGACGTGACACGGTGACGTATCAATTCAAAGGTTCCGGAAAACTCACTCTGCCTGCCATTCGATATGTGTGGTGGAACCCGGACGACGAATCCTATGGCTCGCAAATCTTGCCCGAGGCCACTTTCGATGTCGCTGCCGCTCCTCAGCCTCAACTCGCGACGGTGACGGAACCCAACTGGCAACCGGTCGCATGGGCGATCGCGATCATCGGCGTGCTGGCCATCCTGATCGCAACGCAATTCAACCGAATCGCAGCTTGGTTTCGGTCGATCAAGCGTCGACTCACCCCGGCCGACCGTGTCGCGGCTCGCAAACTCATCCGGGCTTGTCGTGCAAGCGATGCCCGCGCGGCTGAAACCGCCTGGAACCAGTGGCTCAACACACAACCAGAAGACGAAACATTCTCAAACGAATTGCGTTCGACAGTCCTGGACCTGCATCGATTGCTCTACGGGCAAGCTTCTTCGAACGAGCCGACTGCGGCGGTCCAAGCACAAACCGTTTCGAACTGGCAAGGCGAAACATTGCGGCAAGCGTTCCAGCAACACGTGCAACAACGGGGACCTCGACAGCACGCTTCCGAGGAATGCCTGCCACCTCTGAACCCGGTCGCCTGA
- a CDS encoding AAA family ATPase, with protein sequence MTPRETIEQIANAMNAAVIGQQSVVERILVALLAKGHVLMEGLPGTAKTRSVKTLSHLVDSQFGRIQFTPDLLPSDVTGSEIYREQNGTFEFQEGPIFGNLILADEINRAPAKVQSALLEAMEERQVTVASQTHKLPELFMVLATQNPIEQEGTYPLPEAQMDRFMLYVRVDYPGDADEAAILKLVRGEKTGAASAAPDAISQQLIFDAQQEVGAIHVADSAEKYMVDLVMATRHPDRYKGDLPKWIRLGASPRGTLALDAAARAHAWLAGQDFVSPDNIRAMAPACLAHRVHLTYEAEAAGVTRTDVIDALLKHVVPV encoded by the coding sequence ATGACGCCGCGGGAAACAATCGAGCAGATCGCCAACGCGATGAATGCGGCCGTCATCGGTCAACAATCCGTGGTGGAACGAATCCTGGTCGCCTTGCTGGCCAAAGGCCATGTCTTGATGGAGGGCCTGCCTGGCACGGCCAAAACTCGCTCCGTCAAAACACTCTCCCATCTGGTCGACAGCCAATTCGGACGCATCCAGTTCACCCCCGACCTGCTGCCATCCGACGTCACAGGATCGGAAATCTATCGAGAACAAAACGGCACGTTTGAATTTCAAGAAGGCCCGATCTTTGGCAATCTGATCTTGGCCGATGAGATCAACCGGGCTCCCGCCAAAGTCCAGTCGGCACTCTTGGAAGCGATGGAAGAACGGCAAGTCACGGTCGCATCACAAACACACAAACTTCCAGAACTGTTCATGGTTCTGGCCACCCAAAACCCGATTGAACAGGAAGGGACTTACCCACTGCCCGAGGCCCAGATGGATCGTTTCATGCTTTATGTTCGCGTGGACTATCCCGGGGACGCGGATGAAGCGGCAATCTTGAAACTGGTTCGAGGCGAAAAGACCGGTGCGGCTTCCGCCGCACCCGATGCGATCTCGCAACAGCTGATCTTCGACGCCCAACAGGAAGTCGGTGCCATTCATGTCGCTGACTCGGCAGAGAAGTACATGGTGGATTTAGTCATGGCAACCCGGCACCCGGATCGCTACAAAGGCGACCTGCCCAAATGGATTCGGCTCGGTGCCAGCCCTCGCGGAACCTTGGCACTCGACGCGGCCGCACGGGCGCATGCTTGGTTGGCCGGCCAAGACTTCGTTTCACCCGACAACATCCGCGCCATGGCACCCGCTTGTTTGGCGCACCGAGTTCACTTGACCTATGAAGCCGAAGCGGCCGGTGTGACTCGCACCGACGTGATCGACGCGTTGCTCAAGCACGTGGTTCCTGTCTGA
- a CDS encoding YeiH family protein: MNANSPSSENNETESAGDDSAIATPPPRPSLWKDMATNEDWWAIWCAGLLLLIAFAAVWIGQPEGLSESIAAGESVSVTSPLKPFLAKPGKWTDNPLDAVSSSWPGILGVFLIIASLFAFANQIRGKSAAAFLAAFPVVFLLATLAYWMSGQSVVKAYNLEYALWALLVGLIISNTVGTPNFLRPAISTEFFIKTGLVLLGAEVLMSRLLALGLPGVFVAWLVTPFVLITTYWFGQKVLKIESKSLNMVISADMSVCGVSAAIATAAACKAKKEELSLSIGLSLGFTVIMMAVMPAVITAVGMDPILGGAWLGGTIDSTGAVAAAGAVLGDEALEVAATVKMIQNILIGVTAFCVAIYWVTFVERDPTGPKIGISEIWYRFPKFVLGFVSMSILFSILYSYMTNGPELINAMIGGSTKTLRGWLFCLAFVSIGLETNFRQLLPQLKGGKPLVLYVCGQSLNLVLTLAMAYLMFKVVFADTVAP, from the coding sequence ATGAACGCCAACTCACCTTCTTCCGAGAACAACGAGACTGAATCCGCCGGCGATGATTCCGCCATCGCCACCCCACCACCGCGGCCGAGTCTTTGGAAAGACATGGCAACCAACGAAGACTGGTGGGCGATTTGGTGTGCTGGCCTCTTGCTTCTGATCGCGTTCGCGGCTGTTTGGATTGGCCAACCCGAAGGCCTGAGCGAAAGCATCGCTGCGGGCGAATCCGTGAGTGTCACCAGCCCCTTGAAACCGTTCCTTGCCAAACCAGGCAAGTGGACTGACAACCCGCTCGACGCTGTCTCGTCGAGCTGGCCAGGGATCCTCGGGGTCTTCTTGATCATCGCCTCGCTGTTTGCTTTCGCGAACCAAATACGAGGCAAATCCGCGGCGGCTTTCTTGGCAGCATTCCCGGTCGTGTTCTTGCTGGCAACGCTGGCCTACTGGATGTCCGGGCAATCGGTCGTCAAAGCCTACAACCTTGAATATGCCTTGTGGGCGTTGCTGGTCGGCCTGATCATCAGCAACACGGTCGGCACACCCAACTTCCTACGGCCAGCGATCTCGACCGAGTTCTTCATCAAGACTGGTTTGGTTCTGCTCGGTGCCGAAGTGCTGATGAGCCGCTTGCTGGCACTGGGATTGCCCGGCGTGTTCGTCGCTTGGCTGGTCACGCCCTTCGTCTTGATCACGACATACTGGTTCGGCCAAAAAGTTCTTAAAATTGAATCCAAATCGCTCAACATGGTGATCTCCGCCGACATGTCGGTGTGCGGTGTTTCAGCCGCGATTGCGACCGCCGCGGCTTGCAAAGCGAAGAAAGAGGAACTGTCACTTTCGATTGGTTTGTCGTTGGGATTCACCGTGATCATGATGGCGGTGATGCCCGCCGTGATCACGGCAGTGGGAATGGATCCCATTCTCGGCGGTGCCTGGTTGGGCGGCACAATTGACTCCACCGGTGCCGTGGCCGCCGCGGGTGCTGTGCTGGGTGATGAAGCACTCGAGGTCGCTGCCACGGTCAAGATGATCCAGAACATTCTGATCGGTGTGACCGCGTTCTGCGTGGCCATTTACTGGGTCACCTTTGTCGAACGAGACCCGACGGGTCCGAAGATCGGGATTTCCGAAATCTGGTACCGCTTTCCGAAGTTCGTGCTCGGGTTTGTCTCGATGTCGATCCTGTTTTCAATCCTGTACTCCTACATGACCAACGGTCCCGAACTCATCAACGCGATGATTGGTGGCTCCACCAAAACGCTTCGTGGATGGCTCTTCTGCCTCGCGTTTGTCAGCATCGGATTGGAAACCAACTTCCGCCAACTGCTGCCACAACTCAAAGGTGGCAAGCCACTTGTTTTGTACGTGTGCGGTCAATCACTCAACTTGGTTTTGACGCTGGCAATGGCTTACCTGATGTTCAAAGTCGTCTTCGCTGACACGGTGGCACCATGA
- a CDS encoding GNAT family N-acetyltransferase yields MSLATTHGMNPVIRRYQSTDLDELLDVWMSASKVAHPFLSPEFLSQERENIAAIYLPNAETWVCEVDQKVVGFLALLGNEVGGIFVAPTHQRGGIGRQLMDHAVSIRGDLELEVLVDNSIGRGFYEHYGFISLQQKPHPPSGHPVLRLRYEAPTTV; encoded by the coding sequence ATGTCGCTTGCAACCACGCATGGAATGAATCCAGTGATCCGCCGCTACCAATCCACCGACTTGGATGAGTTGTTGGACGTTTGGATGTCAGCCTCCAAAGTGGCTCATCCCTTTCTAAGCCCAGAGTTCCTCTCCCAAGAACGCGAAAACATTGCGGCGATCTACCTTCCCAATGCAGAAACCTGGGTCTGCGAAGTGGACCAGAAAGTCGTCGGATTCCTGGCTTTGCTGGGCAATGAAGTTGGTGGCATCTTTGTCGCCCCGACGCATCAGAGAGGCGGCATTGGTCGGCAACTCATGGACCACGCCGTTTCGATTCGCGGTGACCTGGAACTGGAAGTGCTTGTCGACAACTCCATCGGTCGCGGCTTCTACGAACACTACGGTTTCATTTCACTGCAACAGAAACCACATCCACCATCCGGCCACCCCGTCCTGCGATTGCGATACGAAGCCCCAACAACCGTGTGA
- a CDS encoding VWA domain-containing protein, with amino-acid sequence MLTFAYAWCFLLLPLPWLLRLILPPKQRHQVSVQVPFGDRLQQVLGGKHSGSPQPPSWPRRVLAAAIWVCVLTAVARPQWLEPPITKEIPTRDLLLLVDLSGSMAQEDFQNDAGKKVSRLDAVKEVLDGFLAKRKGDRVGLVVFGDAAYLQAPFTTDLELSQELLEECEVGMAGPRTAFGDAIGLGVNLFDENAKRAKTIIALTDGNDTKSKLPPVEAARVAAQRDIKIYTVAIGDPTTVGEDKLDEQSLKDVASEAGGKYFFAADREHLAGIYDELDKIETKIIETISHRPRTDIYYWPLLIALLLSMFSKAIATWRGRRHTTPAEQDRRIHVNPITGEMEVAA; translated from the coding sequence ATGTTGACCTTCGCTTACGCCTGGTGCTTCCTGTTGCTGCCGCTGCCTTGGTTGTTGCGACTGATCTTGCCACCCAAACAGCGCCACCAAGTCTCCGTTCAAGTTCCCTTTGGTGATCGCTTGCAACAAGTCTTGGGCGGCAAACATTCGGGCAGCCCCCAGCCGCCAAGCTGGCCTCGACGTGTGTTGGCTGCTGCCATTTGGGTTTGCGTGTTGACTGCGGTTGCGAGACCTCAATGGCTGGAACCTCCCATCACAAAAGAGATTCCCACACGTGACCTGTTGCTGCTCGTTGATTTATCGGGCTCAATGGCACAAGAAGACTTCCAGAATGACGCTGGCAAAAAGGTCTCGCGGCTCGATGCGGTCAAAGAGGTCCTGGATGGTTTCCTCGCGAAACGCAAAGGCGACCGAGTCGGATTGGTCGTCTTTGGCGATGCCGCTTACCTGCAAGCCCCGTTCACGACCGACTTGGAGCTTTCCCAAGAACTGCTCGAAGAATGCGAGGTTGGCATGGCTGGCCCACGAACCGCGTTTGGTGATGCGATCGGACTGGGCGTCAATTTGTTCGACGAAAATGCCAAGCGGGCCAAAACCATCATCGCCTTGACCGACGGCAATGACACCAAAAGCAAACTTCCTCCGGTCGAAGCCGCTCGCGTCGCAGCTCAGCGAGACATCAAGATCTACACCGTCGCGATTGGCGACCCGACGACGGTTGGCGAAGACAAACTCGATGAACAAAGTCTCAAAGACGTCGCTTCGGAAGCGGGCGGCAAGTACTTCTTCGCCGCCGATCGCGAACACCTGGCGGGCATCTACGACGAACTCGACAAAATCGAAACGAAGATCATCGAAACCATCAGCCACCGTCCTCGCACCGACATTTACTACTGGCCGCTTCTGATCGCCTTGCTGCTGTCGATGTTTTCCAAAGCCATCGCGACTTGGCGAGGCCGACGTCACACGACTCCCGCTGAACAAGACCGACGAATCCACGTCAATCCAATCACCGGCGAGATGGAGGTGGCGGCATGA
- a CDS encoding arylsulfatase, which yields MPVLSRCLLLVAAALPALSLQAQEKPNVVVIWGDDIGVHNISAYNHGVMGYRTPSIDSLAKEGAMFTDAYAQQSCTAGRASFILGQHPFRTGLLTIGMPGSEHGIPDWTPTIADVLKEQGYTTGQFGKNHLGDRDKHLPTNHGFDEFFGNLYHLNAEEEPETYYYPKDPEFRKKYGPRGVIHSFADGRLEDTGPLTKKRMETIDEEVHTKAMDFLERATKSEKPAFLWYNSTRMHVWTHLKKESQGRTGIGLYPDGMVEHDDYVGKVLQKIKDLGIEDNTIVVYSTDNGAETFSWPDGGIPPFHGEKGTTWEGGFRVPLLVKWPGVIEAGTIYNDIISQEDWMPTFAAAAGEPDLVEKMKKGYSANGKEFKVHPDGYNFLPYFQGDTKEGPRKEIYYFGQGGDLNAVRVQNWKIHFATVEGNIATGTREVPGWPLIINLRADPYEKIWKEGTLGYFRWYADNMWTFVPVQNYIQQFMATIPKYPWQSGSSLSAAGINYQTLKAQEWIKKLESISPPRN from the coding sequence ATGCCCGTCCTCTCAAGATGCCTCTTACTGGTGGCGGCGGCTCTCCCCGCCTTGTCACTCCAAGCACAGGAAAAACCCAATGTCGTTGTCATCTGGGGTGATGACATTGGGGTCCACAACATCAGCGCCTACAACCACGGTGTGATGGGTTACCGAACACCGAGCATCGACAGCCTCGCGAAAGAAGGCGCGATGTTCACCGATGCCTACGCTCAACAAAGCTGCACCGCCGGACGAGCCTCGTTCATCCTTGGCCAACATCCATTCCGCACCGGACTGCTGACCATCGGCATGCCAGGTAGCGAACATGGGATCCCCGATTGGACGCCGACGATTGCCGACGTGCTGAAAGAGCAAGGTTACACCACCGGGCAATTTGGCAAGAATCACTTGGGCGACCGAGACAAGCACTTGCCCACCAACCACGGCTTCGATGAATTCTTCGGCAACCTCTATCACCTCAACGCGGAAGAGGAACCTGAGACCTACTACTACCCCAAGGACCCTGAATTCCGAAAGAAATACGGCCCTCGTGGCGTCATCCATTCGTTCGCCGACGGTCGCTTAGAAGACACCGGTCCGCTCACCAAGAAACGCATGGAAACGATCGATGAAGAGGTCCACACCAAAGCCATGGACTTCCTCGAACGAGCCACCAAATCAGAAAAGCCTGCTTTTCTCTGGTACAACTCGACCCGCATGCACGTGTGGACTCACCTGAAGAAAGAATCGCAAGGCCGCACCGGCATTGGGCTGTATCCGGACGGAATGGTCGAGCACGATGACTACGTTGGCAAAGTCCTTCAAAAGATCAAAGACCTCGGCATCGAAGACAATACGATCGTGGTCTACAGCACGGACAACGGAGCCGAAACCTTCAGTTGGCCCGACGGAGGCATCCCCCCTTTCCACGGTGAAAAAGGCACGACTTGGGAAGGCGGCTTTCGCGTTCCCTTGTTGGTCAAATGGCCTGGCGTGATCGAGGCCGGCACCATCTACAACGACATCATCTCGCAAGAAGACTGGATGCCAACTTTCGCCGCTGCCGCTGGCGAACCCGACTTGGTCGAAAAGATGAAGAAGGGCTACAGCGCCAACGGAAAAGAATTCAAAGTTCATCCGGACGGCTACAACTTCTTGCCATACTTCCAGGGCGATACCAAAGAAGGCCCTCGCAAGGAGATCTACTACTTTGGACAGGGCGGTGACCTGAACGCGGTTCGCGTCCAAAACTGGAAGATTCACTTCGCGACCGTCGAAGGCAACATCGCCACGGGCACACGGGAAGTTCCCGGTTGGCCGCTGATCATCAACCTTCGCGCCGACCCCTACGAAAAGATATGGAAAGAAGGCACGCTGGGTTACTTCCGCTGGTACGCCGACAACATGTGGACCTTCGTCCCCGTGCAGAACTACATCCAACAGTTCATGGCAACCATTCCGAAATACCCTTGGCAATCGGGATCCAGCCTGAGTGCGGCGGGCATCAACTACCAAACGTTGAAAGCTCAAGAGTGGATCAAGAAACTTGAAAGCATCTCACCGCCACGCAATTAA
- a CDS encoding pirin family protein: MKSIQRIIRDVPQHWVGDGFPVRSLFSYAGGNEFDPFLLLDYAGPHDFAPDEAKRGVGEHPHRGFETVTILYQGELEHRDSSGSQGAIGPGDVQWMTAASGVVHEEFHSRRFAKAGGTLEMVQLWVNLRSADKVAPPKYQDLRDEQFPRVPLPNDAGTVRVIAGELGGTKGPASTFSPINLWDVQLTGNAVATLVVPDGHTCVVIVQRGSARVNESSMQAIELALMERSGDTVVLNAESEARVLLMTGEPLGEPVVGQGPFVMNTREEIRAAITDYQAGKMGHLD; the protein is encoded by the coding sequence ATGAAATCGATTCAGCGAATCATTCGGGACGTACCGCAGCACTGGGTGGGCGACGGTTTCCCGGTACGAAGTTTGTTCTCCTACGCCGGTGGCAATGAGTTCGATCCGTTCTTGTTGCTCGACTATGCCGGGCCGCATGACTTTGCACCCGACGAAGCCAAACGGGGCGTCGGCGAGCATCCCCATCGCGGTTTCGAAACCGTCACGATTCTCTACCAAGGCGAATTGGAACACCGTGACTCCAGCGGCAGTCAGGGCGCCATCGGGCCCGGCGATGTGCAGTGGATGACGGCGGCCTCTGGCGTCGTTCACGAAGAGTTCCATAGCCGCCGATTCGCAAAAGCCGGCGGGACGCTGGAGATGGTCCAGCTATGGGTGAACCTGCGATCGGCGGACAAGGTCGCACCGCCGAAGTATCAAGATCTGCGTGACGAACAGTTCCCCCGAGTTCCATTGCCAAATGACGCCGGGACGGTTCGCGTGATTGCAGGCGAGTTGGGTGGAACGAAGGGACCCGCCAGCACGTTCTCACCCATCAACCTGTGGGATGTTCAGCTCACAGGAAACGCGGTCGCCACGTTGGTGGTTCCTGACGGGCACACCTGCGTGGTCATCGTTCAACGGGGCAGCGCTCGCGTCAATGAAAGTTCGATGCAGGCGATTGAGTTGGCGCTGATGGAACGGTCCGGCGACACAGTGGTTTTAAATGCGGAGTCAGAAGCTCGCGTCTTGCTGATGACAGGCGAACCACTTGGCGAGCCCGTCGTGGGGCAGGGGCCATTCGTGATGAACACTCGAGAAGAAATTCGAGCCGCCATCACCGATTATCAAGCGGGAAAGATGGGCCACTTGGACTGA
- a CDS encoding tetratricopeptide repeat protein produces the protein MKTWLILGVIGWSTWWWTPDQLGQRWMQQEQYTEAANAFDDPMWQGVAWYRAGEFAEAAKSFSRTTGPPASFNLGNCWLMQGKYDQAIASYEDALKQRPDWTEAQQNLDLAKARKKATEAKGGDAGDQRLGADEIVFDKDKKKQDEGQDTDITAEQAVNDASVQAVWLRQVQTKPADFLKSKFRYQMANRENDAKDEPAETKPSEGESQ, from the coding sequence ATGAAAACTTGGCTGATTCTAGGCGTGATCGGTTGGTCAACTTGGTGGTGGACACCAGACCAACTCGGGCAGCGATGGATGCAACAAGAACAATACACCGAGGCAGCCAACGCCTTTGACGATCCGATGTGGCAAGGCGTCGCGTGGTATCGCGCTGGCGAATTTGCCGAGGCGGCAAAATCCTTTTCGCGAACAACCGGTCCACCAGCCAGCTTCAACCTGGGCAACTGCTGGCTGATGCAGGGCAAATACGACCAAGCGATTGCCAGCTATGAGGACGCGTTGAAGCAACGTCCGGATTGGACGGAAGCCCAACAGAATCTGGACCTCGCGAAGGCTCGCAAAAAAGCGACCGAGGCCAAAGGTGGGGACGCCGGTGACCAACGCCTGGGAGCCGATGAAATCGTGTTTGACAAAGACAAGAAGAAACAAGACGAAGGGCAGGACACTGACATCACCGCGGAACAAGCCGTCAACGACGCCTCCGTGCAAGCGGTCTGGTTGCGGCAGGTGCAAACCAAACCCGCTGATTTCTTGAAATCGAAGTTCCGCTACCAAATGGCCAATCGCGAAAATGATGCGAAAGACGAACCGGCCGAAACAAAACCTAGCGAAGGAGAATCTCAATGA
- a CDS encoding DUF4381 domain-containing protein, which translates to MMKASDPTSLDRLNDIVVPAPVSWWPLAPGWYVLIAGLLATCVWLAWKNWRAWKANAYRREAIHELKSANTVSAISELLRRTALTTTPRSELATLTGDRWPEWLSQQFPHQPSASLSPTVHEQLATAAYRDHANEESLAELRTFAAAWIAQHSSTTSRTVNSNTTSEERAC; encoded by the coding sequence ATGATGAAGGCCAGCGACCCAACCAGCCTCGACCGGCTGAACGACATTGTCGTGCCCGCTCCCGTTTCCTGGTGGCCACTCGCGCCGGGATGGTATGTGCTGATCGCCGGATTGCTGGCGACCTGCGTTTGGTTGGCTTGGAAAAACTGGCGGGCTTGGAAAGCGAACGCTTACCGCCGCGAAGCGATCCACGAACTGAAATCGGCGAACACGGTTTCCGCCATCTCCGAACTGCTCCGCCGCACCGCATTGACCACCACACCGCGATCGGAACTGGCGACGCTGACCGGCGACCGCTGGCCCGAATGGTTGTCGCAACAATTCCCCCATCAGCCCTCTGCATCGCTTTCGCCAACCGTTCATGAACAGTTGGCAACCGCAGCCTATCGCGACCATGCCAACGAAGAATCGCTCGCTGAACTGCGAACGTTCGCCGCCGCTTGGATTGCCCAGCACTCATCCACCACGTCCAGAACCGTCAACTCCAACACCACCAGCGAGGAGCGAGCATGTTGA